In the genome of Aspergillus luchuensis IFO 4308 DNA, chromosome 2, nearly complete sequence, one region contains:
- a CDS encoding putative pyrimidine 5'-nucleotidase (COG:S;~EggNog:ENOG410PJ6V;~InterPro:IPR006439,IPR010237,IPR036412,IPR023214;~PFAM:PF13419,PF00702;~go_function: GO:0016787 - hydrolase activity [Evidence IEA]), whose product MNHSTLRSLLRIPFAPRTYHVPPSSSFLRCNLSCYRPSSLSPHRNSIPSYPRRTMATTSSPASAPLDPRPVFFFDIDNCLYSKGCNIHDEMQKLINQFFIKHLSLNADDAHMLHMKYYKEYGLAIEGLTRHHKIDPLEFNREVDDALPLDDILKPDPKLRQLLEDIDRSKVRMWLLTNAYVTHAKRVVKLLQVDDMFEGITYCDYGSLPLVCKPSQAMYERAEKEAGASSTSECYFVDDSGLNCTHAAARGWAVAHLVEPGIPLPHVPASQYMIRSLEELRTCFPNLFKTKQEV is encoded by the exons ATGAATCATTCAACCCTGCGCTCTCTCTTGCGAATTCCTTTCGCTCCCAGAACATACCACGttccaccctcctcttcattcctCCGCTGCAATCTCTCCTGCTACCGCCCGAGTTCCTTGTCTCCGCATCGCAACAGTATACCTTCATACCCCCGACGAACAATGGCTACCACCAGCAGTCCGGCCAGTGCGCCGCTGGACCCTCGtccggtcttcttctttgatattGACAACTGC CTCTACTCCAAAG GGTGCAACATCCACGATGAGATGCAGAAATTGATCA ACCAATTCTTCATCAAGCACCTGTCCCTGAATGCCGATGACGCACACATGCTCCACATGAAGTACTACAAGGAATACGGTCTCGCCATTGAAGGTCTTACGCGCCATCACAAGATCGACCCCCTGGAATTCAACCGCGAAGTGGATGATGCGCTGCCGCTCGACGATATCCTCAAACCAGATCCTAAGCTGCGCCAGCTGCTCGAAGACATTGACCGCAGCAAAGTGCGAATGTGGCTTCTCACAAACGCCTATGTGACCCATGCGAAACGGGTGGTGAAGTTGCTGCAGGTGGACGACATGTTTGAGGGCATCACATACTGCGACTATGGCAGTTTGCCGCTGGTGTGCAAACCCAGCCAGGCCATGTATGAGAGGGCGGAAAAGGAGGCGGGAGCTTCCAGCACGTCAGAGTGCTACTTTGTTG ACGACTCCGGTCTGAATTGTACTCATGCTGCCGCCCGGGGTTGGGCCGTGGCTCATCTCGTTGAGCCTGggattcccctcccccacgTGCCGGCCTCGCAATATATGATTCGCAGCCTGGAGGAACTCAGGACCTGCTTCCCCAACTTGTTCAAGACCAAGCAGGAAGTATAG
- a CDS encoding putative dynactin (COG:Z;~EggNog:ENOG410QDSP;~InterPro:IPR036859,IPR000938,IPR022157;~PFAM:PF12455,PF01302;~antiSMASH:Cluster_2.6) — translation MADLSPGHVVTLTDGRQATVRFVGSTQFAAGDWIGVELDEPTGKNDGSVQGERYFDCEPGFGMFVRPTAIAAIVEQPARPIKPAAPKGNATTTPASRSRAQSGVTPGNSGLKRPTSLSSATAKRHSAGASSPTSALRGAAQRLSTKSPTKSPTKPASTPLSNRSSASSTPRPSAVAPKTRTSISSKTSMGPPAPPSATTRASRPSISAPASRTGRPSVQGTASAPSGLTKRPVLRPTGSNKASEEAESVASPQSEELETSSHDVEEEGADDADLAPKAPKPTPSSLRTATSQRPQPTPSHRQSLSGNVVARELDELKTKLRVMEKKRADDREKLKTLEQLQSERDKFEGIIQKLQAKYQPQQLEINELRKKLKDSETRLEEVERLQAEHDSLMEMATLDREMAEETADAFKHEVETLRLRVEELELEAEVLREENEELGQVMSPEEKSSHGWLQMEKTNERLREALLRLRDMTQQQEAELRDQVKELQQDLEEYTSIKSKYEKTKQKLLVAENNVEHLKQQLETALGAEEMIEELADKNMRYQEDINELKAAIEDLEALKEINDELEYNHIETEKQLQEEIDYKDGLFTEQSRRLAQQDEVIEDLEYTLVRFRELVSTLQGDLEDMRASQQISEAEATDLSTRSRAMMDLNLKLQASVSKAQTKTIDIELNRMEAEEAAQHLSITKLYLPEYYESERNAVLALLRFKRVSFKATLMTSTFREKVSEQASVSTPLEDLFIAHEVMEKLLYIASLCDRFVNYITNCSSEGFESIKGALFEMEPVERTLNFWLEALKKNDVNMKKCAVELQRSIALLSHLTETLLPSSLETFADELCMRSMLAQAYTDHAASAISRLKSLFQSKLVVPEGGDEEHTFLYNKMEGLVSQARGLKVAMGKINRSLEDLRSRSLALSQDVVGPFKQAEEAAKDLSDLTRQIGENIVFLIIDESRTQPLTLEEALNTMSQISTLYAQPSETGSESSDTMFLIGNRLRSLGGLLEELDSITSDLSITTEFERRPSPWIVRSAELKSNKTISPDADEEIRRLKNEIHEASTALGVKDQAIEEQAIKVELVESRMREASKKASMVKDLEAELEKIRTRETELSSTVEKQRKDLEALEAERDEIKSRLDKVKRISGTTGATTTEGIAVDAGVSLATMRENEALRAEVESLQAAVRYLREENRRANMLDPFSIQRSADLYSWLDVPLTSAPTTTTTPTTEKLHQTAHESREVFTHLLKLTKDSNICDLKSTLTTSNSTNTRTGWRPSKTKLRYQVLRQRENFSRWAEWRDEIISHEREQDRVAAAKKDRLAREQDRDRARGHMPRNSAYGANFPQGLGHGMMGRAWQILGMEHEGRKAAAGAVSPSAIGVAISDENLGGEGGVDVDVDGDGEAALASFD, via the exons ATGGCTGACCTATCTCCGGGCCATGTGGTCACTTTGACCGACGGTCGGCAGGCCACCGTTCGGTTTGTTGGCTCGACACAATTCGCTGCGGGAGACTGGATCGGCGTGGAATTGGACGAGCCCACGGGCAAGAACGATGGCTCAGTTCAAGGGGAACGATACTTCGACTGCGAGCCGGGATTTGGCATGTTCGTCCGGCCCACTGCCATCGCGGCAATTGTTGAACAGCCCGCTCGACCGATTAAGCCGGCCGCTCCTAAGGGGaatgccaccaccaccccggcCAGCCGAAGTCGCGCTCAAAGTGGTGTCACTCCAGGAAACTCCGGACTCAAGAGACCGACGTCCCTGTCATCTGCGACGGCAAAGAGACATAGCGCCGGGGCTTCAAGTCCGACCTCGGCCCTGAGAGGAGCCGCTCAACGCTTGTCAACAAAG TCTCCTACAAAGTCACCGACGAAACctgcctccacccccctctcgaACAGATCGTCTGCAAGCAGCACACCGCGGCCGTCTGCGGTGGCACCCAAGACTCGGACATCCATCAGCTCCAAGACGTCTATGGGCCCGCCCGCTCCTCCTTCGGCGACAACTCGCGCATCACGACCTTCGATATCTGCACCAGCGAGCAGGACAGGCAGACCCAGTGTCCAGGGTACAGCGTCGGCACCGTCAGGATTGACAAAGCGACCTGTGCTCCGACCCACGGGCTCAAACAAGGCAtcggaagaagcagaaagtgTAGCAAGCCCTCAGTCTGAGGAATTGGAGACAAGCTCCcatgatgtcgaagaggaGGGCGCAGATGACGCGGATCTGGCGCCTAAGGCTCCGAAGCCCACACCGAGTTCTTTGCGGACAGCCACCAGCCAAAGACCCCAACCCACTCCGTCTCATCGACAGTCGCTAAGTGGCAATGTTGTAGCAAGAGAGCTGGATGAGCTGAAAACAAAGCTCCGGGTCATGGAAAAGAAACGGGCTGACGATCGCGAGAAGCTGAAGACACTGGAACAACTTCAGTCGGAACGAGACAAGTTTGAAGGCATCATCCAGAAGCTGCAAGCGAAGTatcagccgcagcagcttgAGATTAACGAGCTGCGGAAGAAGCTGAAAGATTCGGAAACGAGGCTCGAGGAAGTCGAGCGACTCCAGGCGGAACATGATTCGCTTATGGAAATGGCCACTCTGGACCGCGAAATGGCGGAAGAGACCGCGGATGCTTTCAAGCACGAAGTCGAGACTCTCAGGTTGAGGGTTGAGGAGCTCGAACTGGAAGCGGAGGTTCTACGCGAAGAAAATGAGGAACTTGGTCAGGTCATGAGCCCAGAGGAGAAGTCCAGCCATGGATGGttgcagatggagaagacgaatGAGCGTCTTCGAGAGGCTCTTTTGCGTCTCCGTGATATgacccagcagcaggaagcgGAACTCAGGGATCAAGTCAAGGAACTTCAGCAGGATTTGGAGGAATATACCTCCATCAAGTCTAAATACGAGAAGACAAAACAGAAGCTGCTCGTAGCGGAAAACAATGTGGAACACCTGAAGCAGCAATTGGAGACGGCCCTGGGTGCTGAAGAAATGATCGAGGAACTTGCCGACAAGAACATGCGTTATCAGGAGGATATCAACGAATTGAAAGCAGCCATTGAGGATCTGGAGGCTCTGAAAGAGATCAACGACGAACTCGAATACAACCACATCGAGACGGAGAAACAGTtgcaggaggagatcgacTACAAGGATGGTCTGTTCACGGAACAAAGTCGCCGGCTCGCCCAGCAAGACGAAGTCATCGAGGATCTAGAATACACTCTTGTCCGCTTCCGAGAGCTGGTCTCTACTCTACAGGGAGACCTGGAAGATATGCGTGCATCCCAACAGATCTCCGAAGCAGAGGCTACTGACCTCTCCACGCGCTCCCGGGCCATGATGGACCTCAATCTTAAGCTTCAGGCCTCGGTTTCAAAGGCGCAAACGAAGACAATCGACATTGAACTCAACCGTatggaagcagaggaagcgGCGCAGCATTTGTCCATTACCAAGCTGTATCTTCCCGAATACTACGAGAGTGAGCGGAATGCCGTTCTCGCGCTTCTGCGCTTCAAGCGCGTGAGCTTCAAGGCGACCTTGATGACCAGCACTTTCCGTGAGAAGGTTTCTGAACAAGCGTCTGTATCTACACCCCTCGAAGACCTTTTCATTGCTCACGAGGTCATGGAGAAGCTCTTGTATATTGCTTCTCTCTGTGATCGGTTTGTGAACTACATCACGAACTGTTCTTCCGAAGGGTTTGAGAGTATTAAAGGAGCCTTGTTCGAGATGGAGCCGGTTGAGCGCACCTTAAACTTCTGGCTAGAAGctctgaagaagaacgaCGTGAACATGAAGAAGTGTGCCGTTGAGCTGCAGCGGTCTATTGCACTCTTGTCCCATCTCACCGAGACCCTCCTTCCCAGCTCCTTGGAAACGTTCGCCGACGAACTGTGCATGCGCTCCATGTTGGCCCAGGCCTACACCGACCACGCAGCCTCAGCAATCTCGCGTCTCAAGTCGCTGTTCCAATCGAAGCTTGTGGTGCCAGAaggcggcgacgaagagCACACCTTCCTGTACAACAAGATGGAAGGCCTTGTGTCTCAAGCTCGAGGTCTAAAGGTTGCCATGGGAAAGATCAACCGCTCCCTGGAAGATCTTCGCTCAAGGTCTCTTGCTCTCTCGCAGGACGTTGTCGGCCCTTTCAAACAGGCTGAAGAGGCCGCCAAAGACTTGTCGGATCTGACTCGCCAGATTGGAGAGaacatcgtcttcctcatcatcgacgaAAGCCGCACGCAGCCCCTAACCCTGGAAGAAGCCTTGAACACCATGTCTCAGATTTCCACCCTCTACGCCCAGCCCTCCGAAACAGGAAGCGAAAGCAGCGATACGATGTTCCTCATCGGCAACCGACTCCGCAGCCTCGGCGGCCTCCTCGAGGAGCTCGACTCCATCACGTCCGATCTCTCCATTACGACAGAATTCGAGCGGCGTCCCTCCCCATGGATCGTCCGATCCGCAGAGCTCAAATCCAACAAAACCATCTCCCCCGACGCCGACGAAGAGATCCGTCGCCTGAAGAACGAGATCCACGAAGCATCCACCGCCCTCGGCGTCAAAGACCAAGCCATCGAAGAGCAAGCCATCAAGGTCGAGCTCGTCGAGTCCCGGATGCGCGAAGCCAGCAAAAAGGCATCAATGGTGAAAGACCTAGAAgccgagctggagaagatccgcACCCGAGAAACGGAACTCTCCTCCACTGTTGAAAAGCAACGCAAAGACCTCGAAGCCCTCGAAGCCGAGCGCGACGAGATCAAATCCCGCCTCGACAAAGTCAAACGCATCTCCGGCACCACCGGCGCCACCACAACCGAAGGCATTGCCGTCGACGCCGGCGTCTCCCTGGCCACCATGCGCGAGAACGAAGCCCTCCGCGCCGAAGTCGAAAGCCTCCAAGCCGCCGTTCGCTACCTCCGCGAAGAAAACCGACGCGCCAACATGCTGGaccccttctccatccaacGCTCAGCAGACCTCTACTCCTGGCTCGACGTCCCCCTCACCTCTGCCCCAACtacaaccacaacccccaccaccgaAAAACTCCACCAAACCGCCCACGAAAGCAGAGAAGTCTTCACCCACCTCCTCAAACTCACCAAAGACTCCAACATCTGCGACCTCAAatccaccctcaccacctccaactccaccaatACCCGAACAGGCTGGCGCCCCTCCAAAACCAAACTCCGCTACCAAGTCCTCCGCCAGCGCGAAAACTTCTCCCGCTGGGCCGAATGGCGCGACGAAATCATCTCCCACGAGCGCGAACAAGACCGCGTCGCGGCCGCTAAGAAAGACCGGTTGGCTCGCGAGCAGGATCGTGATCGTGCGCGTGGCCATATGCCACGGAACTCGGCTTACGGGGCGAATTTCCCTCAAGGGTTAGGTCATGGCATGATGGGAAGGGCATGGCAGATCCTGGGCATGGAGcatgaggggaggaaggccGCGGCTGGTGCTGTTTCTCCTTCGGCTATTGGGGTTGCTATTAGTGATGAGAAtctgggaggagaggggggtgttgatgttgatgttgatggcgatggggaaGCGGCGCTGGCGTCGTTTGATTAG